In one Rutidosis leptorrhynchoides isolate AG116_Rl617_1_P2 chromosome 8, CSIRO_AGI_Rlap_v1, whole genome shotgun sequence genomic region, the following are encoded:
- the LOC139864734 gene encoding uncharacterized protein: MAVPILSDTHSLTGLHQIAETHHYKAWFLDQYGVLHDGARPYPGAISTLESLAAGGAKMIIISNASRRASTTLDKLKKLGFDPSLFSGVITSGELTYQHLLRRDDPWFQKLGTTCIHITWNDPSAISLEGLGLQAVQNVEQAEFVLVHGTEALGLPSGHSISMKLNEIQKILEQCAAKKIPLVVANPDFSTVEMGATHTMPGTLAAGYEKLGGEVKWMGKPNKIIYESAMAMAGVDASDAIAVGDSLHHDIKGANASGIDSVFITCGIHASELGLTRFGQVADLSSVHALASKYDTYISYVTPSFTW; this comes from the exons ATGGCTGTACCCATTTTAAGTGATACCCATAGCCTCACAGGCCTCCACCAAATAGCTGAAACTCATCATTATAag GCATGGTTTTTAGATCAGTATGGTGTTCTTCATGATGGGGCAAGGCCTTACCCTGGTGCCATATCTACAT tGGAAAGTTTAGCTGCTGGTGGTGCTAAGATGATCATTATTAGTAATGCATCAAGACGTGCGTCAACGACTTTGGATAAACTGAAGAAACTTGGGTTTGATCCCTCTCTGTTTTCAGGAGTCATCACTAGTGGAGAATTAACATATCAGCATCTTTTAAG GCGAGATGATCCTTGGTTTCAAAAGTTAGGAACAACGTGCATTCACATTACATGGAATGATCCCAGCGCTATATCACTTGAA GGTCTAGGACTACAGGCTGTACAGAATGTTGAACAAGCTGAATTTGTTTTGGTACATGGTACCGAAGCTTTGGGGCTTCCTTCTGGTCACTCCATTTCCATGAAACTCAATGAAATTCAGAAGATTTTAGAGCAATGCGCTGCGAAAAAAATCCCATTAGTAGTAGCAAATCCCGATTTTTCTACAGTTGAGATGGGAGCAACACATACTATGCCTG GTACATTAGCAGCTGGTTATGAAAAACTTGGGGGTGAAGTGAAATGGATGGGCAAGCCTAATaag ATTATCTACGAATCAGCCATGGCCATGGCGGGTGTTGATGCTTCTGACGCAATTGCTGTCGGAGACTCTTTACATCATGACATAAAGGGTGCAAATGCATCTGGGATCGATTCTGTATTTATAACATGTGGGATCCACGCAAGTGAACTTGGACTGACCCGTTTTGGACAAGTTGCGGATCTGTCTTCTGTGCATGCACTTGCGTCAAAATATGATACTTACATATCATATGTAACACCTTCATTtacatggtaa